The following proteins come from a genomic window of Candidatus Methylacidiphilales bacterium:
- a CDS encoding glycosyltransferase family 4 protein: protein MKLLYVHETLGSLGGAEANVHITATELKKAGWDIGLLHRRRSGKSEAAWDSLFAPNLFCGDPAAALASFQPDVLYVHKWDDLSSLETLLSSGIPAARMVHDHDIYCLRSYKYNVFNRKICRRPASPWCVVPCLAPLKRQRGGALPFSWQSYSAKLREIETNRRFSAHFVVTQYMRHELEINRFDPARIEIFPPVPRPAPPLTSSFSERNLLVYAGQIIRGKGVDVMLESLARLKHPFELIVLGDGHHKPACEKLTRKLGLQDRVRFAGFIPQDELRQYYAEASAVLIPSVWPEPIATVGLEVMRFGLPVVAFDAGGISDWLTDGENGHLVPWMDRDAFAAAVDGILGDKNRARSMGENGRIRVNRDYDFDDYITRLGRRLAELAHSGKGART from the coding sequence ATGAAACTTCTCTACGTTCATGAAACCTTGGGCAGCCTGGGTGGGGCCGAGGCCAATGTCCACATCACCGCCACCGAATTGAAAAAGGCCGGTTGGGATATCGGGTTGCTGCACCGCCGCCGCAGCGGCAAGTCCGAGGCCGCCTGGGATTCCCTCTTCGCCCCAAACCTCTTTTGCGGGGATCCCGCCGCGGCCCTGGCCTCCTTCCAACCCGATGTCCTCTATGTCCACAAATGGGACGATCTTTCCAGTCTGGAAACCCTGCTCTCTTCCGGCATTCCCGCCGCCCGCATGGTCCACGACCATGACATTTACTGTCTGCGCAGCTACAAATACAACGTCTTCAACCGGAAGATCTGCCGCCGCCCCGCCTCGCCCTGGTGTGTCGTCCCCTGCCTGGCGCCCTTGAAGCGGCAACGCGGAGGGGCACTCCCCTTTTCCTGGCAAAGTTATTCCGCCAAGCTGCGCGAAATCGAAACCAACCGACGTTTTTCCGCCCACTTTGTCGTCACCCAATACATGCGCCACGAGTTGGAAATCAACCGCTTTGATCCCGCGCGCATTGAGATTTTCCCGCCGGTTCCCCGCCCGGCCCCGCCCCTCACCAGCAGCTTCTCCGAGCGCAACCTCCTCGTCTACGCCGGCCAGATCATCCGCGGCAAGGGCGTCGACGTCATGCTCGAATCCCTGGCCCGATTGAAACACCCCTTCGAACTCATCGTCCTCGGCGATGGCCACCACAAGCCCGCCTGCGAAAAACTCACCCGCAAACTGGGCCTCCAGGACCGCGTTCGTTTCGCGGGTTTCATTCCACAGGACGAACTCCGGCAATACTATGCCGAAGCTTCCGCCGTCCTCATTCCCTCGGTCTGGCCCGAGCCCATCGCCACCGTCGGACTGGAGGTCATGCGCTTCGGCCTGCCGGTCGTCGCCTTCGATGCCGGCGGGATTTCCGACTGGTTGACCGATGGGGAAAACGGCCACCTCGTCCCCTGGATGGACCGGGATGCCTTCGCCGCCGCCGTGGACGGAATCCTTGGTGATAAAAACCGGGCCCGCTCCATGGGCGAAAATGGCAGGATCCGGGTCAACCGCGATTACGATTTTGACGACTACATCACCCGACTGGGAAGACGTCTGGCCGAACTGGCCCACAGCGGCAAAGGAGCCCGGACTTGA
- a CDS encoding sugar transferase — MNSAPQSPGPEDLESMLYWARASDPATRWQMRLQLAIKKRLWRTVVDGSGALKRLLDLFASGCGLLALSPLFLVVALIIRRDGGPVFFCQQRVGRFGRAFGMWKFRSMVPNADALKDQLLQQNEVAGGVIFKMKDDPRITPIGRFIRKYSIDELPQLWNVFRGDMSLVGPRPPVPREVALYSVEERRRLMVRPGLTCFWQVGGRSDIDFAGQVRLDLEYIRSESIWVDLKLLFLTIPAVLLGKGAY, encoded by the coding sequence TTGAACTCCGCCCCGCAATCACCCGGCCCGGAAGACCTGGAATCCATGCTGTACTGGGCCCGTGCCTCCGATCCGGCCACGCGTTGGCAGATGCGGTTGCAACTGGCGATCAAAAAAAGGCTCTGGCGCACCGTGGTCGACGGCTCCGGCGCCCTCAAGCGCCTCCTCGATCTCTTCGCCTCCGGTTGTGGACTCCTCGCGCTTTCCCCCCTCTTTCTGGTGGTGGCCCTGATCATCCGCCGCGATGGAGGGCCGGTCTTTTTCTGCCAGCAACGGGTCGGCCGCTTCGGGCGGGCCTTTGGCATGTGGAAATTCCGTTCCATGGTGCCCAACGCCGACGCCCTCAAGGACCAACTCCTGCAACAGAACGAAGTGGCCGGAGGGGTCATTTTCAAGATGAAAGACGATCCCCGCATCACCCCGATCGGACGTTTCATCCGCAAGTACTCCATCGATGAATTGCCGCAATTGTGGAACGTCTTCCGGGGCGACATGTCCCTGGTCGGTCCGCGCCCGCCGGTGCCCCGCGAGGTCGCCCTCTATTCGGTCGAAGAACGCCGCCGCCTGATGGTCCGGCCCGGCCTCACCTGCTTCTGGCAGGTTGGCGGACGGAGCGACATCGACTTCGCCGGACAGGTCCGCCTCGATCTGGAATACATCCGCTCCGAAAGCATCTGGGTGGACTTGAAGCTGCTCTTCCTGACCATCCCGGCCGTCTTGCTGGGCAAGGGGGCCTACTGA